In a single window of the Chitinivibrio alkaliphilus ACht1 genome:
- a CDS encoding phosphoribosylformylglycinamidine synthase has translation MVRRLFVEKKPGFNIAARRMKDDLRDHLNISHLRDLRILIRYDVEGLSETDFTMITPVILSEPPVDTTADTLSLDDDEHAFAIEYLPGQFDQRADSAAQAIQIMTHGELSPVRCAEVIVLKGPLSTEEIDAVKTYLINPVDSHEASMDTPETLQVTPPVPKKVAVLEGFIEGDEDRARALREELGLAMNREDILHCQAYFRDEEKRNPTITEIKLLDTYWSDHCRHTTFMTRLRDISIEEHPHTAPVKKALADYRACRKEVYGDTPRKAECLMDIAVIAMKHLRAQGKLADLEVSNEVNACSIEVEAETMEGKKEPWLLMFKNETHNHPTEIEPFGGAATCLGGAIRDPLSGRSYVYQAMRVSGADDPRTPLDKTLPGKLPQRKICVEAAEGYSSYGNQIGLATGLVDEIYHSGYRAKRMEVGAVVAGAPKKNVLRGEPAPGDCIILIGGRTGRDGCGGATGSSKAQTEESVSQSGAEVQKGNPPTERKLQRLFRNPEFSTKIKVCNDFGAGGVAVAIGEIAEGLIIDLDAVPTKYTGLDGTELAISESQERMAVCIDRADREKIIALSREENLEAVSVAEVTQERRVIMQWRGDNIVNLSRDFIDTNGVLQSMPVSVTAPEGENPLDEAPEAVQKAHTLPEKWYAALADLNVCSKKGLVERFDSTIGAGSILLPFGGKYQETPTQVMAAKLPMQRGDSRTASLMSYGFDPTLSSWSPFHGALYAVVESVARIVAAGGSRKRVRLSLQEYFERLGDDPAIWGKPLAALLGALHAQRGFGTAAIGGKDSMSGTYEDISVPPTLISFAVAPASVDTIISPELKNPGNYLSLLSVPLTEEGIPDFPALCALYDTVTAAIADGTIVSAHTVGPGGIAGALSKMAFGNKFGANLTSVLDEASLFTPEYGALICESSAPLTMDSASILGQVQKDFTITMAGFSIDLEKAHTLWATPLEDVYPTTAGEPGESRDISYSPPTIQKSGTTTARPRVFIPVFPGTNCEYDTARAFERAGGIPQMQVLRNLTRTDVEESISRTVEAIKNAQILMFPGGFSAGDEPEGSGKFIASYFRNPRIQDAVMELLNSRDGLILGICNGFQALIKLGLLPYGEICELRKDTPTLTFNTIGRHVSQMVATKISSTLSPWFHQVATGDLHSIAVSHGEGRFFADEAWRTRLAEAGQIATQYVDLQGKPTEAMPHNPNGSVWGIEGITSPDGRILGKMGHSERIGTGVGKNIHGEKDQKIFQSGVKYFL, from the coding sequence GTGGTAAGAAGACTCTTTGTAGAAAAGAAACCGGGCTTTAATATTGCCGCCCGGCGCATGAAGGACGACCTGCGCGACCATCTCAATATATCACACCTCAGAGACCTCCGCATCCTTATCCGCTACGATGTGGAAGGTTTGAGTGAAACTGATTTCACCATGATTACCCCGGTTATCCTTTCGGAACCCCCCGTGGATACCACCGCAGACACCTTATCTCTGGATGATGACGAGCACGCCTTTGCCATTGAGTATCTCCCCGGTCAGTTTGATCAGCGGGCCGACTCTGCCGCACAGGCCATACAGATTATGACCCATGGTGAGCTGTCCCCCGTACGGTGTGCGGAAGTAATTGTCCTGAAGGGCCCCCTTTCCACTGAAGAAATTGACGCCGTAAAAACCTACCTCATCAATCCCGTGGATTCCCATGAAGCCTCCATGGATACCCCCGAAACGCTCCAGGTCACTCCCCCCGTACCCAAAAAAGTAGCTGTCCTTGAGGGGTTTATCGAAGGGGATGAGGATCGTGCCCGCGCCCTGCGGGAAGAGCTGGGCCTTGCCATGAACCGCGAAGATATCCTCCATTGTCAGGCCTATTTTCGCGATGAAGAAAAGCGAAACCCCACCATTACAGAAATAAAACTCCTTGATACGTATTGGTCTGACCACTGCCGTCATACCACCTTCATGACCCGCCTGCGGGATATTTCCATCGAAGAACACCCCCATACCGCCCCTGTTAAAAAGGCCCTTGCGGACTACCGCGCATGCCGAAAAGAGGTATATGGCGATACTCCCCGCAAGGCGGAGTGTCTCATGGATATTGCCGTGATCGCCATGAAACACCTCCGGGCACAGGGAAAACTCGCCGATCTGGAAGTAAGCAACGAGGTAAACGCCTGTTCCATAGAGGTGGAGGCAGAAACCATGGAGGGGAAAAAAGAACCCTGGCTCCTCATGTTTAAAAACGAAACCCACAATCACCCAACGGAGATAGAACCCTTCGGCGGCGCGGCAACCTGCCTCGGCGGAGCCATACGGGACCCCCTCTCGGGTCGTTCCTATGTCTATCAGGCCATGCGGGTCAGCGGAGCCGACGACCCACGCACCCCCCTGGATAAAACCCTCCCGGGGAAACTTCCCCAGAGGAAAATCTGTGTGGAAGCCGCAGAGGGCTACTCCTCCTACGGAAATCAGATTGGCCTTGCCACGGGGCTTGTGGATGAAATCTATCATTCCGGCTACCGTGCCAAGCGTATGGAAGTTGGTGCTGTTGTGGCCGGTGCCCCAAAGAAAAACGTCCTTCGCGGTGAACCTGCGCCGGGGGACTGCATTATTCTTATCGGCGGCCGTACGGGACGGGACGGATGTGGTGGAGCCACGGGGTCATCCAAGGCCCAGACCGAAGAATCGGTATCCCAAAGCGGAGCGGAAGTACAAAAGGGAAATCCCCCCACGGAACGCAAACTGCAGCGGCTCTTTCGCAACCCCGAATTCAGCACAAAAATAAAGGTATGTAACGATTTTGGTGCCGGCGGTGTGGCCGTGGCCATCGGTGAGATAGCCGAAGGCCTTATTATAGATCTTGATGCGGTTCCCACAAAGTATACCGGCCTTGACGGCACAGAGCTTGCCATATCAGAATCGCAGGAGCGCATGGCCGTCTGTATAGACCGGGCAGACCGGGAAAAAATTATCGCCCTGTCCCGGGAGGAAAACCTTGAGGCGGTCTCCGTGGCAGAGGTGACACAGGAGCGCCGGGTAATTATGCAGTGGCGGGGTGACAACATTGTCAATCTCTCCCGCGATTTCATTGATACCAACGGCGTATTGCAGAGTATGCCCGTGTCTGTGACGGCCCCCGAAGGTGAAAACCCCCTCGACGAAGCCCCTGAAGCTGTGCAAAAAGCCCACACCCTGCCGGAAAAATGGTACGCCGCCCTGGCAGACCTCAACGTCTGCAGTAAAAAGGGATTGGTGGAACGCTTTGACTCCACTATTGGAGCAGGATCCATCCTTCTGCCTTTCGGCGGAAAATACCAGGAGACCCCCACGCAGGTCATGGCGGCAAAACTCCCCATGCAGCGGGGAGACTCCCGCACGGCCTCCCTGATGTCCTATGGATTTGATCCCACCCTTTCAAGCTGGTCTCCCTTCCACGGAGCCCTCTATGCCGTGGTGGAATCGGTGGCGCGTATTGTTGCCGCCGGGGGCTCTCGAAAACGAGTCCGCCTCAGTCTGCAGGAATATTTTGAACGCCTCGGGGATGATCCCGCCATCTGGGGAAAACCCCTTGCGGCCCTCCTTGGAGCACTCCATGCCCAACGGGGCTTTGGGACAGCCGCCATCGGCGGAAAGGACTCCATGTCGGGTACCTATGAGGATATCAGCGTTCCCCCAACCCTCATCTCCTTTGCCGTTGCCCCCGCCTCCGTGGACACGATCATTTCTCCGGAACTGAAAAATCCGGGCAATTATCTCTCCCTCCTCTCTGTGCCTCTGACAGAAGAGGGTATCCCCGATTTTCCCGCCCTCTGCGCTCTCTACGATACAGTAACCGCAGCCATCGCAGATGGCACCATTGTCTCAGCCCATACCGTGGGGCCGGGAGGCATCGCTGGCGCCCTTTCAAAGATGGCCTTTGGAAATAAATTCGGTGCCAACCTTACCTCTGTCCTCGATGAAGCAAGTCTTTTCACACCGGAATACGGCGCCCTTATCTGCGAAAGCAGTGCACCCCTTACCATGGACAGCGCGTCTATTCTCGGGCAGGTACAAAAAGATTTTACCATCACCATGGCGGGCTTTTCCATTGATCTTGAAAAGGCCCACACCCTCTGGGCCACCCCCCTTGAGGATGTATACCCCACCACGGCGGGAGAGCCGGGAGAAAGTCGGGACATTTCCTATAGCCCGCCGACGATTCAGAAAAGCGGTACCACCACGGCACGACCCCGTGTTTTTATCCCCGTTTTTCCGGGGACAAACTGTGAATATGATACGGCGAGGGCCTTTGAGCGCGCCGGAGGAATACCGCAGATGCAGGTTCTCCGCAACCTCACCCGCACCGATGTGGAAGAAAGTATTTCCCGCACCGTTGAGGCCATTAAAAACGCCCAGATTCTCATGTTTCCCGGTGGCTTTTCCGCGGGGGATGAACCGGAGGGTTCGGGAAAATTTATCGCCTCCTATTTTCGCAATCCCCGTATTCAGGATGCGGTAATGGAGCTGCTCAACTCCCGTGACGGTCTTATTCTTGGTATCTGTAACGGTTTTCAGGCCCTCATAAAACTGGGGCTTTTACCCTACGGAGAAATCTGCGAACTCCGCAAAGACACCCCAACCCTCACCTTTAATACCATTGGCCGCCATGTTTCGCAGATGGTAGCCACAAAAATCAGCTCAACCCTCTCCCCGTGGTTTCATCAGGTGGCCACCGGCGATCTTCACTCAATAGCCGTATCCCACGGCGAAGGACGGTTTTTTGCCGATGAGGCATGGCGTACACGCCTGGCTGAGGCGGGGCAGATTGCCACGCAGTATGTGGACCTTCAGGGAAAACCCACGGAGGCCATGCCGCATAATCCCAACGGCTCTGTCTGGGGTATTGAGGGGATCACCTCACCGGACGGGCGGATACTGGGGAAAATGGGCCATTCCGAACGGATTGGTACGGGAGTGGGGAAAAATATTCACGGTGAGAAGGATCAAAAGATCTTTCAATCGGGAGTAAAGTACTTTCTTTAA
- a CDS encoding pyridoxal phosphate-dependent aminotransferase: MAISEKIAAYMQKGSMIRKLFEEGARLKADGSGRPVYDFSIGNPDLEPPQEFSRALARHAQDTTHGRHKYMANTGYEETRRAVAVQLEKEYNLPFHDESIIMTVGAGGGLNTLLKAVVNPGEEVLTVAPYFVEYGFYCDNHGINLRTVECDRDFHLPLEKIDHAITEKTGAVIINNPNNPTGVVYTQDELNRLGEILARHSAGRKKPLYLIDDAPYRKLVYDVPHCSSAFAAYEHTFMVTSHSKDLGLPGERIGYIAISPRTQEPALIYQACAFTNRTLGFVNAPALMQRVVAQIQDVTIDLSWYKGKRDRLYTALRHMGYELPYPGGAFYMFPAVPAGMDEQAFVDLLTAKRVLTVPGSAFGKPGYFRLSYCVDDEKIDGALPFFEDALREARQKQ; this comes from the coding sequence ATGGCTATATCAGAGAAAATCGCCGCGTATATGCAAAAAGGCTCCATGATCCGCAAGCTCTTTGAAGAGGGGGCTCGCCTCAAGGCGGACGGATCGGGGCGTCCCGTATACGATTTTTCCATCGGAAATCCCGACCTGGAACCACCGCAGGAGTTTTCCCGGGCCCTTGCCCGACACGCACAGGACACCACCCACGGACGGCATAAATACATGGCAAACACGGGCTATGAAGAAACAAGACGTGCCGTGGCAGTACAGCTGGAAAAAGAGTACAACCTCCCCTTTCATGACGAATCAATCATCATGACCGTGGGCGCCGGCGGCGGCTTAAATACTCTGTTAAAGGCGGTGGTAAACCCCGGGGAAGAGGTGCTCACGGTGGCGCCCTATTTTGTGGAGTACGGTTTTTACTGTGACAATCACGGTATCAACCTGCGCACGGTGGAATGTGACCGTGATTTCCACCTTCCCCTGGAAAAAATTGACCATGCCATCACCGAAAAAACCGGTGCGGTGATTATCAATAATCCCAACAATCCCACGGGCGTGGTCTACACCCAGGACGAGCTCAACAGGTTGGGGGAAATTCTGGCCCGTCATTCCGCCGGGAGGAAAAAGCCCCTCTATCTTATTGACGATGCGCCCTATCGTAAGCTTGTCTACGATGTACCCCACTGCAGCAGTGCCTTTGCAGCCTACGAACACACCTTCATGGTAACAAGTCACTCAAAGGATCTGGGGCTGCCGGGAGAGCGTATCGGCTATATTGCCATATCTCCCCGTACACAGGAGCCCGCCCTGATCTATCAGGCCTGTGCCTTCACCAACCGCACCCTGGGCTTTGTCAATGCACCGGCCCTGATGCAGCGTGTGGTGGCACAGATTCAGGATGTCACCATTGACCTTTCCTGGTATAAGGGCAAACGGGACCGACTCTATACAGCCCTGCGCCATATGGGCTATGAACTCCCCTATCCGGGGGGAGCCTTCTATATGTTTCCCGCTGTTCCCGCCGGGATGGATGAACAGGCCTTTGTGGATCTTCTCACGGCAAAACGGGTTCTGACCGTACCCGGATCGGCCTTTGGGAAACCGGGCTATTTTCGCCTCTCCTACTGTGTGGATGACGAAAAAATAGACGGAGCCCTCCCCTTCTTTGAAGACGCACTGCGTGAAGCACGACAAAAACAGTAA
- the ileS gene encoding isoleucine--tRNA ligase: MAQGYFKAVDTKVNFPRVEEKILATWKKNKTFQKSLEKTRQNETEDFVFYDGPPFATGLPHYGHLLAGTIKDIVPRYWTMRGHHVDRRFGWDTHGLPVENEMEKEFQVSGKKEIDDMGLHLFNEACRSIVLRYTSQWQEVVERMGRWVDFDNQYRTMDAPYMESIWWVFKEIWGKGLIYEGFRVQPYCPRCTTPLSNFEVNEGYQDKKDISITVKMPVKGQENTSILVWTTTPWTLPSNVALAVGPDIPYVKVQDGDEFFILAEARLSAYYKNESDYTVVETYTGRDLTGLSYTPMFPYFAERSEKFFQVHTADFVSTEDGTGIVHIAPAFGEDDFLVGKELGLPIVCPVDEEGRYTEEVCDYAGQFVHDANVQIVADIKETGRLVHKQTITHRYPFCYRCDTPLIYKAINTWFMQIEPLKPNMHENNSRIHWVPGHLQKGRFGKGIEGAPDWNIARNRYWGTPIPLWRCECGHIECVGSLKDLHVRAGKGNEEAGKTAHKEVVSRIKKALRDKAQSQLEKFNIDPAWAEAVGSTEISENDLHSHIVNALTLSCPECENAMERTPEVLDCWFESGSMPYAQNHYPFENKEYFEKNFPANFIAEGIDQTRGWFYTLTVLSSALFGREAFQNVIVNGIILAEDGNKMSKRLKNYAPPQEIMDKVGADAIRLFLINSPAVKAENLRFSEEGVREMARSILIPFWNAYSFFVTYANIDSWKPTSTEAPASDNELDRWVISLLAYVIRDVNREMEEYNLYKVVPLMVDFIDNLTNWYIRRSRRRFWKSQNDGDKENAYQTLYHVLVEFSKVMAPFLPFLTDAVYENLVCGTTPDAPESVHLCDFPRTQEKQVDEDIITQMALVRNAVGIGRLLRSRYGIKNRQPLSDITVIIRDAHKRHLVADMKHLIMDELNVKDVRLEEREESVLHISAKPNFKKLGPIFGKEMKKVGPEITAFTPEDITDLEAGATRSVLGRDITFEDILLVRNKKEGVEVETDGEVTLALNTEITESLAREGLVRELINRIQNHRKESGYEVSDRITLTLSCPAPLRDAMGDFMEIIQSETLTEKLTFDDAREARETCTVEEYSVGITSQKA, translated from the coding sequence ATGGCACAAGGCTACTTCAAAGCGGTTGACACAAAGGTAAACTTTCCCCGGGTTGAGGAAAAAATCCTTGCCACATGGAAAAAGAATAAAACCTTCCAAAAGTCTCTGGAAAAGACCAGACAAAACGAAACAGAAGACTTTGTGTTTTATGACGGACCTCCCTTTGCAACAGGACTTCCCCATTACGGGCATCTTCTTGCGGGAACCATCAAGGATATCGTCCCCCGCTACTGGACCATGCGGGGACACCATGTAGACCGCCGCTTCGGGTGGGATACCCACGGGCTTCCCGTTGAGAATGAGATGGAAAAGGAGTTTCAGGTATCAGGAAAAAAAGAGATTGATGATATGGGACTCCACCTCTTCAACGAGGCGTGTCGCTCCATAGTCCTGCGCTACACCTCACAATGGCAGGAAGTGGTAGAACGCATGGGGCGATGGGTCGATTTTGACAACCAGTACCGCACCATGGACGCCCCCTATATGGAATCCATCTGGTGGGTCTTTAAGGAGATTTGGGGAAAGGGACTTATCTACGAAGGCTTTCGTGTACAGCCCTATTGCCCCCGCTGTACAACCCCCCTTTCAAATTTTGAAGTAAACGAGGGCTATCAGGATAAAAAAGATATCTCTATTACGGTAAAAATGCCCGTAAAAGGACAGGAAAATACCTCCATCCTCGTATGGACCACCACCCCCTGGACACTCCCCTCAAACGTCGCCCTTGCCGTGGGACCGGATATCCCCTACGTAAAGGTACAGGACGGAGATGAGTTTTTTATCCTTGCCGAAGCACGTCTTTCAGCCTATTACAAAAATGAATCGGACTATACGGTGGTGGAAACATATACGGGACGTGATCTCACCGGTCTCTCCTATACCCCCATGTTTCCCTATTTTGCTGAACGGTCGGAGAAATTTTTCCAGGTACACACCGCCGACTTTGTCTCCACCGAAGACGGCACAGGCATTGTTCATATCGCCCCCGCCTTCGGGGAAGATGACTTCCTTGTGGGAAAAGAACTCGGCCTTCCCATTGTCTGTCCCGTGGACGAAGAGGGACGATATACCGAAGAAGTATGCGACTATGCGGGACAATTTGTTCATGATGCCAATGTGCAGATTGTGGCGGACATCAAAGAAACGGGCCGCTTGGTACATAAACAAACCATTACCCACCGCTACCCCTTTTGCTATCGCTGTGATACTCCCCTTATCTATAAGGCAATCAACACCTGGTTTATGCAGATAGAACCCCTCAAACCCAATATGCACGAGAATAACTCCCGTATCCACTGGGTGCCGGGTCATTTACAGAAAGGCCGCTTTGGAAAAGGCATCGAGGGTGCACCCGACTGGAATATCGCACGAAACCGCTACTGGGGAACCCCCATACCACTCTGGCGCTGTGAATGCGGACATATAGAGTGTGTGGGCTCCCTGAAAGATCTTCACGTCCGTGCCGGAAAGGGCAATGAAGAGGCAGGTAAAACAGCACATAAAGAGGTCGTGAGCCGTATAAAAAAAGCCCTTCGGGACAAGGCACAATCCCAGCTTGAAAAATTCAATATTGACCCCGCATGGGCAGAGGCGGTGGGCTCTACGGAGATATCTGAAAACGATCTTCACTCCCATATAGTCAACGCCTTGACACTCTCCTGCCCTGAGTGTGAAAATGCCATGGAACGGACTCCCGAGGTGCTGGACTGCTGGTTTGAGTCGGGCTCCATGCCCTATGCGCAAAACCACTATCCCTTTGAAAACAAGGAGTACTTCGAGAAAAACTTCCCCGCAAATTTTATTGCCGAGGGAATTGACCAGACTCGGGGGTGGTTCTACACGCTCACGGTGCTCAGTTCGGCCCTGTTTGGCCGCGAAGCCTTTCAAAATGTAATCGTCAACGGCATTATTCTCGCCGAAGACGGCAACAAAATGTCAAAACGACTAAAAAATTACGCGCCACCCCAGGAGATTATGGATAAGGTTGGTGCCGATGCCATCCGCCTGTTTCTCATAAACTCTCCGGCGGTAAAGGCGGAAAACCTGCGTTTTTCCGAAGAGGGTGTCCGGGAGATGGCCCGTTCCATCCTTATTCCCTTTTGGAATGCCTACTCCTTTTTTGTTACCTATGCCAACATCGATTCCTGGAAACCAACATCAACCGAAGCTCCCGCCAGCGACAACGAGCTTGACCGATGGGTTATCTCCCTTCTGGCCTATGTCATCCGCGATGTAAACCGCGAAATGGAGGAGTACAATCTCTATAAGGTTGTGCCTCTCATGGTTGATTTTATTGATAATCTTACCAACTGGTACATTCGTCGATCACGTCGGCGTTTCTGGAAATCACAAAATGATGGAGATAAGGAGAATGCATACCAAACCCTCTATCATGTTTTGGTGGAGTTTTCCAAGGTCATGGCCCCCTTTCTCCCCTTCCTCACCGATGCCGTCTATGAGAATCTTGTCTGCGGCACAACCCCCGATGCGCCAGAATCGGTGCACCTCTGTGACTTCCCCCGTACGCAAGAAAAACAGGTTGACGAAGACATTATCACTCAAATGGCCTTGGTTCGTAATGCCGTGGGAATTGGTCGTCTCTTGCGCAGTCGCTACGGTATAAAAAATCGTCAGCCCCTGTCTGATATTACTGTTATCATTCGCGATGCCCATAAACGCCACCTTGTTGCAGATATGAAGCATCTTATTATGGACGAGCTGAATGTGAAAGATGTGCGGCTGGAAGAGCGTGAAGAGTCGGTTCTTCATATTTCAGCAAAACCAAATTTTAAAAAGCTCGGCCCCATTTTTGGTAAGGAAATGAAGAAGGTTGGCCCGGAAATTACCGCCTTCACCCCGGAGGATATTACCGACCTTGAAGCGGGAGCAACCCGCTCTGTTTTAGGCAGGGATATAACCTTTGAAGATATACTCCTTGTTCGAAACAAAAAAGAAGGGGTTGAGGTGGAAACCGATGGTGAAGTAACCCTTGCCTTGAATACAGAAATTACGGAGAGTCTCGCCAGGGAGGGGCTGGTGCGGGAACTGATAAACCGCATTCAAAATCATCGAAAAGAGAGCGGGTATGAGGTGTCTGACAGAATTACTCTCACCCTTTCCTGCCCCGCACCTCTACGTGATGCCATGGGTGACTTCATGGAAATAATTCAAAGTGAAACCCTCACGGAAAAACTCACCTTCGATGATGCCCGTGAAGCCCGTGAAACCTGCACCGTGGAAGAGTATTCCGTGGGAATTACGTCACAAAAAGCTTAA